A DNA window from Engraulis encrasicolus isolate BLACKSEA-1 chromosome 3, IST_EnEncr_1.0, whole genome shotgun sequence contains the following coding sequences:
- the mxd1 gene encoding max dimerization protein 1, producing MAAIGMVQMLIEAAEYLDRREREAEHGYASMLPFTSNKERDNLKRKNKSKKNSNSRSSHNEMEKNRRAHLRLCLERLKSLVPLGPDSSRHTTLSLLMKAKEHIKRLEEGDRKAQHAIKDLEREQRHLRRRLEQLGVERTRMDSMGSTVSSDKSDSDQEDLDVDVDVDVDVEDVEDVDVEDVEEGTDCLLGDLEWSSSSVSDWDERASWRSGGSTDEGYSSASLRRLMPPSTSATATAQENQPSPKTSPVLRRL from the exons ATGGCGGCGATTGGAATGGTGCAGATGTTGATCGAAGCTGCAGAATACCTTGATCGCAGAGAAAGAG AAGCAGAGCACGGTTATGCATCGATGTTACCCTTCACCAGCAACAAAGAGAGGGACAATCTAAAGCGGAAAAATAAAAGCAAGAAAAACTCCAACAGCAG aTCTTCACATAACGAGATGGAGAAGAACAG gcgGGCACACTTACGGCTGTGTTTGGAGCGCTTAAAATCCCTCGTACCTCTGGGACCAGACTCCAGCAGGCATACCACTCTCAGCCTGCTAATGAAGGCCAAGGAACACATAAAG cggTTGGAGGAGGGCGATCGAAAGGCTCAGCACGCAATCAAGGACCTGGAGCGGGAGCAGCGGCACCTGAGACGCCGACTGGAGCAGCTGGGCGTGGAGCGCACGCGCATGGACAGCATGGGCTCCACCGTGTCCTCCGACAAGTCCGACTCCGACCAGG AGGATCTTgacgtggacgtggacgtggacgtggacgTAGAGGATGTGGAAGACGTGGATGTGGAGGACGTGGAGGAGGGCACGGACTGCCTGTTGGGCGACCTGGAGTGGAGCAGCTCCAGCGTGAGCGACTGGGACGAGCGGGCCAGCTGGCGCAGCGGCGGCAGCACCGACGAGGGCTACTCCAGCGCCAGCCTGCGCCGCCTCATGCCCCCCAGTACCTCCGCCACTGCTACTGCTCAGGAGAACCAGCCCAGCCCCAAGACTAGCCCCGTGCTCCGCCGCCTTTAG